One genomic window of Mustela nigripes isolate SB6536 chromosome 15, MUSNIG.SB6536, whole genome shotgun sequence includes the following:
- the GGACT gene encoding gamma-glutamylaminecyclotransferase, producing MARVFVYGTLKRGQPNHGVLRDRANGCAAFRGRGRTLEPYPLVIAGEHNIPWLLNLPGQGQRVLGEIYAVDERMLSFLDEFEGCPNMYQRTPLRITVLEWEGARGAPEETPAADGTLQCFVYSTVTYAPEWVHLPHHDDYDSQGGHGLRYNPRENR from the coding sequence ATGGCCCGCGTGTTCGTGTACGGGACCCTGAAGAGAGGCCAGCCCAACCATGGGGTCCTGCGGGACCGCGCCAACGGCTGCGCCGCCTTCCGCGGCCGGGGCCGCACGCTGGAGCCCTACCCCTTGGTCATTGCCGGCGAGCATAACATCCCGTGGCTGCTCAACCTCCCAGGGCAGGGGCAGCGTGTGCTCGGCGAGATCTATGCGGTGGACGAGCGGATGCTGAGCTTCCTCGATGAGTTCGAGGGCTGCCCCAACATGTACCAGCGCACCCCGCTGCGGATCACCGTCCTCGAGTGGGAAGGCGCGCGTGGGGCCCCCGAGGAGACGCCGGCCGCTGACGGGACCCTGCAGTGCTTCGTGTACAGCACAGTCACCTACGCCCCCGAGTGGGTCCACCTCCCGCACCACGACGATTACGACTCCCAGGGGGGGCACGGCCTCCGCTATAATCCACGGGAGAACAGATGA